A part of Armatimonadota bacterium genomic DNA contains:
- a CDS encoding ester cyclase — protein sequence MSSLEENKALVRRFYEEIDKGNIDAMDELVAEDYINHDPPPFPGLATGRAGLKQAFEMFWKATPGRHIIEDQVAEGDKVVTRLRAVGKHEGELAGIPPSGNDLDVKAVAIHRIENGKLAEHWSVVDSAALLSQLGVIQLPFAPKHGNGAT from the coding sequence ATGTCATCGTTAGAAGAGAACAAGGCCTTGGTACGGCGGTTCTACGAGGAGATCGACAAGGGGAACATCGACGCGATGGACGAGTTAGTCGCCGAGGACTACATCAACCACGATCCGCCTCCGTTCCCGGGCTTGGCCACTGGCCGCGCCGGTTTGAAGCAAGCATTCGAAATGTTCTGGAAGGCTACGCCGGGCCGCCACATTATCGAAGACCAGGTCGCTGAAGGCGACAAGGTCGTAACCCGGCTGAGAGCGGTGGGCAAGCATGAGGGTGAGTTGGCAGGGATCCCACCATCGGGTAATGACCTCGACGTAAAGGCGGTAGCCATTCACCGGATCGAGAATGGAAAGCTCGCGGAGCACTGGTCGGTAGTCGATTCCGCGGCCTTGCTGTCCCAACTGGGTGTCATCCAGCTCCCATTCGCCCCGAAGCATGGTAATGGTGCGACCTAA
- a CDS encoding ABC transporter permease, translating into MVLRALSGNPLRSLLTTLGVIIGVAAVVTTVSIGAGARRSVEEQALATLPSKGQIVPRFVGSAPLLRRTLSQHGRVGLRPKRNVPPVAGMPEIPDPG; encoded by the coding sequence ATGGTACTGCGGGCGCTCTCCGGGAACCCCCTGCGGTCTCTGCTCACCACGCTGGGCGTGATTATCGGTGTCGCGGCGGTGGTGACCACGGTGAGCATCGGTGCCGGGGCCCGGCGCAGCGTGGAAGAACAGGCGCTAGCTACTTTGCCGTCAAAAGGGCAAATCGTGCCGCGTTTCGTCGGCTCGGCCCCGTTGCTGCGCCGAACCCTCTCACAACACGGCAGGGTGGGGTTACGCCCAAAACGTAACGTCCCCCCCGTTGCCGGCATGCCCGAGATACCCGACCCGGGGTAG
- a CDS encoding arsenite S-adenosylmethyltransferase, with product RIAISDIALLKELPKRIQESIEAYVGCVGGAILIDEYKRIVEASGLKNVRITVKGSSACIDTNTKDPIGRAILDRLGDNESLEGYVVSVYVEGYK from the coding sequence AGAATAGCGATTTCCGATATTGCCCTTCTCAAGGAGCTTCCTAAAAGAATTCAGGAAAGCATTGAAGCTTATGTAGGTTGTGTTGGAGGGGCAATACTTATTGACGAGTATAAGAGGATTGTCGAAGCATCGGGGTTGAAGAATGTAAGAATTACAGTCAAGGGCTCCTCTGCTTGTATTGACACTAATACAAAAGACCCGATAGGCAGAGCTATTTTAGATCGCTTAGGAGACAATGAATCTCTTGAAGGGTATGTAGTCAGTGTTTATGTAGAAGGGTATAAATAA